One Paenisporosarcina sp. FSL H8-0542 genomic region harbors:
- a CDS encoding HEAT repeat domain-containing protein: MTNKVQNDLPENYEELKKEANRTSSWRARFDAVEELGQSKHSKVIDVLTNRMNNDPVFKVQEAAYRQLKNFGEDVEKPKQTKFDIIKGTSKILLRIKKSLPADHSYDEFKEKLKKMRLDVYDAYEGEKGGEFDKWLENEWASLLKK; this comes from the coding sequence ATGACTAACAAAGTACAAAATGATCTACCAGAAAATTACGAAGAACTGAAAAAAGAAGCGAACCGTACATCCAGTTGGAGAGCGCGTTTTGATGCAGTTGAGGAATTGGGTCAGTCCAAACACAGTAAAGTGATAGATGTTCTTACAAACCGTATGAACAACGATCCTGTATTTAAAGTGCAAGAGGCAGCTTACCGACAACTTAAAAATTTCGGTGAAGATGTAGAGAAGCCTAAACAAACAAAATTCGATATCATTAAAGGAACGTCTAAAATTTTGTTGCGCATTAAAAAGAGCTTGCCTGCCGATCATTCATATGACGAGTTCAAAGAGAAACTGAAAAAAATGAGACTTGATGTATATGATGCATACGAAGGTGAAAAGGGTGGCGAATTCGATAAGTGGCTTGAAAATGAATGGGCTTCCTTATTGAAAAAATAA
- a CDS encoding LD-carboxypeptidase, with protein sequence MAIKPPQLQAGDTIGIVTLGSPLSAQRIDEGIATLKNMGFNVIVGDHVYDNDGFLAGTPEERASDLMKMFEDKTVTCILPTRGGVGVAGILPFLDFNVIRQNPKIISGYSDVTILLNALYEYSDLITFQSLLLLDFNTRTPAYNFNQYFAATSARPAPWQIVNPPGMPFVNKVSGDVTGPIVGGNLTSFVDTLGTPFEINTEGKILCLEDTHEPINTVYRYLNHLKLAGKFEDCIGIMMGECTNCEPAYGVSYDQLIDDFLVPLGKPILSNVATAHGRFKAAIPLGASVRMNTINLTLTVLEPVVSP encoded by the coding sequence ATGGCTATAAAGCCCCCGCAACTGCAAGCAGGTGACACCATTGGGATTGTGACTTTAGGGAGTCCATTAAGTGCTCAGAGAATTGATGAAGGCATTGCTACTTTAAAGAATATGGGCTTCAACGTCATTGTTGGGGATCATGTATATGATAACGACGGTTTCCTGGCAGGAACTCCTGAAGAACGGGCATCGGATTTAATGAAGATGTTTGAAGATAAAACCGTTACCTGTATTTTACCAACCAGAGGAGGAGTCGGAGTTGCTGGCATCCTTCCTTTCCTGGACTTTAATGTCATCAGGCAAAATCCAAAAATCATTTCAGGATACAGCGATGTAACGATTTTACTGAACGCTCTTTATGAGTATTCAGATTTGATTACTTTTCAAAGTTTACTGTTACTTGATTTCAACACCCGAACCCCTGCTTATAATTTCAATCAATATTTCGCTGCCACTTCAGCTAGACCAGCACCATGGCAAATTGTAAACCCGCCAGGCATGCCGTTCGTGAACAAAGTTTCCGGGGATGTAACAGGTCCGATTGTAGGTGGAAATCTGACGTCATTTGTGGACACATTGGGCACTCCCTTTGAAATTAATACGGAAGGAAAGATTCTCTGTCTTGAAGATACACATGAACCTATCAACACTGTTTACCGCTATTTAAATCACTTGAAACTAGCCGGTAAATTTGAGGATTGCATCGGAATTATGATGGGCGAGTGTACAAATTGCGAACCTGCCTATGGGGTCTCGTACGATCAACTAATAGATGATTTTCTTGTGCCTTTAGGAAAACCTATATTAAGTAATGTAGCCACGGCACATGGCCGTTTTAAGGCTGCCATTCCGCTTGGCGCAAGTGTGAGGATGAATACAATTAATCTTACTTTAACTGTACTCGAACCTGTTGTAAGTCCATAG
- a CDS encoding Fur-regulated basic protein FbpA translates to MIPPVETKMDGKKMTVIDDLVKQGVFKVEGKQLYELSLYELIKEHMEKVD, encoded by the coding sequence ATGATACCACCAGTAGAAACAAAAATGGACGGAAAGAAAATGACCGTTATCGATGATTTGGTTAAACAAGGCGTATTTAAAGTTGAAGGAAAACAATTATATGAACTATCCCTATATGAATTAATTAAAGAGCATATGGAAAAAGTAGATTAA
- the ribD gene encoding bifunctional diaminohydroxyphosphoribosylaminopyrimidine deaminase/5-amino-6-(5-phosphoribosylamino)uracil reductase RibD, with product MTNHEFYMDLAINNARAMKGQTDPNPLVGSVIVNDNRIVGVGAHLKTGEPHAEIHALRMAGDKARGGTIYVTLEPCSHHGRTGPCAVAIVEAGLKKVVIATLDPNPMVSGRGVKILEDAGIEVIVGIQEDASRKMNEVFNKFIVENQPFVTLKAGITLDGKIATHSSDSKWITSEEARNDVHKIRNENMAILVGVNTVIADNPELTTRIPNGRNPIRIILDSTLKVPLESKVVTDKLADTWIFTSVNYDRDKKKALENLGISVFSTSGSKHVNPVEVMKVLGEKGISSILIEGGGTINAAFLENKLIDKAIIYIAPKLIGGHQAPTFMEGTGIDKMGDAVELFDTEMIKIGKDFKFTGYPVYKK from the coding sequence ATGACTAATCATGAATTTTATATGGATTTGGCCATTAATAATGCAAGGGCGATGAAGGGGCAAACAGATCCGAATCCTCTGGTGGGCTCAGTCATTGTGAATGACAACCGAATTGTTGGAGTCGGAGCTCATTTGAAAACTGGGGAACCACATGCAGAAATTCATGCGCTGCGCATGGCTGGAGACAAAGCGAGGGGTGGAACCATTTACGTCACACTCGAACCTTGCTCCCATCACGGGCGTACGGGTCCTTGTGCGGTGGCGATTGTAGAAGCCGGCTTGAAGAAAGTGGTTATTGCAACGCTCGATCCAAACCCAATGGTCTCCGGACGAGGTGTCAAAATTCTTGAAGATGCAGGAATTGAAGTCATTGTTGGCATTCAAGAAGATGCATCAAGAAAAATGAATGAAGTATTCAATAAGTTCATCGTCGAGAATCAACCATTCGTAACTTTAAAAGCGGGTATTACTTTAGATGGTAAAATTGCTACACATTCATCTGATAGCAAATGGATTACATCTGAAGAAGCAAGAAACGATGTCCATAAAATACGAAATGAAAACATGGCGATATTAGTGGGCGTAAATACTGTTATTGCGGACAACCCAGAATTAACAACAAGAATTCCAAATGGTCGAAACCCGATTCGCATTATATTGGATTCTACCTTAAAAGTTCCACTAGAGAGTAAGGTTGTTACAGATAAATTAGCTGATACCTGGATTTTTACCAGTGTTAACTATGATAGGGACAAGAAAAAAGCCTTGGAGAATTTGGGGATATCTGTTTTTTCCACGTCTGGTTCAAAACATGTAAACCCTGTTGAAGTGATGAAAGTCTTAGGTGAAAAAGGAATTTCATCTATATTGATTGAAGGTGGAGGAACCATCAACGCTGCTTTTTTAGAAAATAAATTGATTGATAAAGCCATTATTTATATTGCACCGAAATTAATCGGAGGACATCAAGCCCCTACTTTCATGGAAGGTACAGGAATTGACAAAATGGGCGATGCTGTTGAATTATTTGATACTGAGATGATAAAAATCGGGAAAGATTTTAAATTTACCGGTTATCCAGTATATAAAAAATGA
- a CDS encoding HAMP domain-containing sensor histidine kinase: MELLTVNFLFNLSILIVLLFFFLMWAEKSDEKNNYRETAKLYFIVSLVLCYVFSYRLTEDIVLDLRIVPFVIGGLYLGISPILGLLIIVIRGFLGIDNGFFIAALFYGVASWFIWYISPWFLKRSSKFRIMFSIGVTFLVSLLILVGLEILSPPEHSLDFWFAYLFVPPLGVAMISYLIEGIRRNVLLRQRLVKAEKLEAVEQMGAAISHEIRNPLTSAMGFVQLLEDDLLDLDKRKQYLNILKEELQSAEKVIQDYLTFSKPTIESVEVFQVEEELNQILKLLQPSANWYSVRVESDYSSLNYIQGDRQKFHQCFVNVIKNAIESMPNGGILSVSSRADSTHVTIKIQDTGVGMTKDQIERLGEPYYSTKGDKGTGLGVMVVNSIVKAMKGTIRVKSKVGEGTVFTFTFHVYKKSNQNSSGQVKHQDLRM, from the coding sequence GTGGAATTACTAACAGTGAATTTCCTATTTAATTTATCAATATTAATTGTTTTACTTTTTTTCTTTTTGATGTGGGCAGAAAAATCAGATGAAAAGAATAATTACCGAGAAACAGCTAAGTTATATTTTATCGTTTCTTTGGTGCTCTGTTATGTATTTTCATACCGCTTGACGGAAGATATAGTATTAGATCTGCGAATAGTCCCTTTTGTGATAGGGGGACTCTATTTGGGGATAAGTCCGATATTGGGTCTACTGATTATCGTTATTCGTGGATTTTTGGGAATCGATAACGGATTCTTTATAGCCGCATTGTTTTACGGAGTAGCCAGTTGGTTTATATGGTATATTTCCCCTTGGTTTTTAAAAAGGTCATCTAAATTCAGAATAATGTTTTCTATAGGGGTAACTTTTCTGGTCAGTTTGCTCATATTAGTAGGTTTAGAAATTCTGTCCCCGCCAGAACATTCTTTAGATTTCTGGTTTGCTTATCTTTTTGTACCGCCACTCGGAGTTGCCATGATTTCTTATCTTATAGAAGGTATTAGAAGAAATGTTCTTTTGCGACAGCGTTTGGTCAAGGCTGAAAAATTAGAGGCAGTTGAACAGATGGGTGCGGCCATTTCTCATGAGATTCGTAATCCCTTGACGTCTGCCATGGGTTTTGTTCAGCTTTTGGAAGATGATTTACTTGATTTGGATAAACGAAAGCAATATCTCAACATTTTAAAAGAAGAATTGCAATCAGCTGAAAAGGTAATACAGGATTATTTAACATTTTCCAAACCGACCATTGAATCCGTAGAAGTATTTCAAGTGGAAGAAGAGCTTAACCAAATACTAAAATTGCTGCAGCCTTCTGCTAATTGGTATTCAGTAAGAGTGGAAAGTGATTATAGCTCGTTAAATTACATACAAGGTGATCGTCAAAAATTTCATCAATGTTTTGTCAATGTCATAAAAAATGCGATTGAGTCCATGCCAAACGGTGGTATTTTATCGGTTTCCTCGCGCGCAGATTCTACTCACGTGACGATCAAGATTCAAGATACAGGAGTTGGTATGACGAAAGATCAAATAGAGCGTCTAGGTGAACCTTATTATTCAACGAAAGGAGATAAAGGGACTGGCCTCGGTGTGATGGTTGTAAATAGTATTGTCAAAGCTATGAAAGGAACCATACGAGTCAAAAGTAAAGTTGGGGAAGGAACTGTATTTACATTTACATTTCATGTGTATAAGAAAAGTAATCAGAATTCTTCAGGACAAGTCAAGCATCAAGATCTTCGTATGTAA
- a CDS encoding VanZ family protein — MESILKYIEDMGFYMVLILPIILVVRFIQIKRNNKQLNILRECGIVFFFMFLAGLLSQTILPSVSNQGGEVQLINGDHQAINIELFRVLFETYNAIKYLNLWQPFFINFVGNIVMFLPIGFFLPLLWQKFNRAWKVIGTGLLLSLAIEILQLPQMRSSDVDDLWLNTLGTAIGYVLYRGFPKSFKKWFKN; from the coding sequence ATGGAGTCGATTCTAAAGTATATAGAAGATATGGGCTTTTATATGGTATTAATTTTACCGATCATTCTAGTGGTTCGTTTCATTCAAATAAAACGCAATAATAAACAATTGAATATCTTACGAGAATGCGGGATTGTCTTTTTTTTCATGTTCCTGGCGGGGCTGTTGTCACAGACGATTTTGCCATCAGTGAGCAATCAAGGCGGGGAAGTGCAATTAATAAACGGAGATCATCAAGCAATTAATATAGAACTTTTTCGAGTCTTGTTTGAAACATATAACGCGATTAAATATTTGAACTTATGGCAACCTTTTTTCATTAATTTCGTTGGTAATATTGTGATGTTTCTTCCGATTGGCTTTTTTCTTCCGTTGTTATGGCAGAAATTCAATCGCGCTTGGAAAGTGATTGGGACTGGACTGCTCCTATCATTAGCCATAGAAATATTACAGTTACCTCAAATGCGCAGCAGTGACGTGGACGATTTGTGGCTGAATACATTGGGGACGGCAATTGGCTATGTCTTGTATAGAGGGTTCCCTAAATCGTTCAAAAAATGGTTTAAAAACTAG
- a CDS encoding CAP domain-containing protein: MGYIKLILTLLFAAYLTSPLWEEPASKYVDVSFLNTIDAQVIKGYEYLKEQPIIADLSQKVATIPAKLTLEAGETKYASINQVEKPALSTPTEGLFAVHNIQIGDSMESVNAELGKAKRITKNEYGSDWHTYHTDYQNFLMVSFDESQQVNGLFTNNDLISTSYGFKLSSPKSIVHNALGKPIKYIQKGNVRYLLNSDGEMDTYLIENVYVTVFYDVHEKNTVTAIQIISKHLENQKGALYGDTSADLQKGFEFQLFDLTNAARVHHNVSPVKWESKIRVTAYKHSVDMAEHNYFSHTNLSGQSPFDRMTMDNINYSVAGENLAYGQSSSIFAHEGLMNSMGHRKNLLKSDFELLGVGVAFNDENQPYYTENFYKP, translated from the coding sequence TTGGGTTACATAAAATTAATCCTCACATTACTTTTTGCAGCTTATTTAACAAGTCCGCTGTGGGAAGAACCAGCCAGCAAATACGTTGATGTATCTTTTTTAAATACAATTGATGCACAAGTAATTAAAGGATACGAGTATTTAAAAGAGCAGCCCATTATTGCTGATTTATCCCAAAAAGTGGCTACCATACCCGCAAAACTGACATTGGAAGCAGGAGAAACGAAGTATGCATCCATTAATCAAGTCGAAAAACCTGCACTATCAACACCTACAGAGGGATTATTTGCCGTTCATAACATACAAATTGGGGACAGCATGGAATCGGTCAATGCCGAGCTAGGCAAGGCGAAACGCATCACTAAAAATGAATATGGCTCAGATTGGCATACCTATCACACAGACTATCAAAACTTTTTAATGGTTTCGTTCGATGAGTCTCAACAAGTGAATGGGCTATTTACCAATAATGACTTGATTTCCACTTCATACGGATTCAAACTGAGCAGTCCAAAATCTATTGTTCATAATGCATTAGGAAAGCCTATCAAATACATTCAAAAAGGCAATGTCCGATACTTGTTGAATAGTGATGGAGAGATGGATACTTACTTAATCGAAAATGTCTATGTGACTGTGTTTTATGACGTCCATGAAAAAAATACTGTCACTGCAATCCAAATTATTTCAAAGCATTTGGAAAACCAAAAAGGTGCTTTATATGGTGACACAAGTGCGGATTTACAAAAGGGATTTGAATTTCAATTATTCGATTTAACAAATGCTGCCCGAGTTCATCACAATGTCTCACCAGTGAAATGGGAATCCAAAATCAGGGTAACAGCTTATAAACACAGTGTAGACATGGCAGAACATAATTATTTCAGTCATACCAATTTATCAGGACAATCTCCTTTTGATCGCATGACGATGGACAACATCAATTATTCCGTAGCTGGAGAAAATTTAGCTTATGGTCAGTCCAGCAGTATTTTTGCACATGAAGGATTGATGAATTCTATGGGGCATCGCAAGAATCTTTTAAAAAGCGACTTTGAATTGCTTGGCGTGGGTGTAGCATTTAATGATGAAAATCAACCCTATTACACCGAGAACTTTTATAAACCATAA
- a CDS encoding HAD family acid phosphatase → MKFGFDIDDTLIKLREHAFHIYNKNLKQNVPIDVFHEIKIVEIHEAFGLDAQQGADMWNRSLEEIYYTACPPYPGAVEALVELSNQGHEIYYITARPSEHGERTKKWMIEQGFPVQDDRFFCGMKDQEKVDIIQSLQLDYYFDDKPDVLNTLSSAHLKPFVMNQSYNQHLTVPRIVDWSELQKVIEKIDHHQL, encoded by the coding sequence ATGAAGTTTGGCTTTGATATAGACGACACGCTCATTAAGCTGAGAGAACATGCTTTTCATATCTACAATAAAAATTTGAAACAAAATGTTCCCATCGACGTTTTTCATGAAATAAAGATAGTTGAAATACATGAAGCATTCGGACTGGATGCACAACAAGGTGCTGATATGTGGAATCGTTCGCTGGAAGAAATTTATTACACGGCTTGTCCACCTTATCCAGGTGCCGTAGAGGCATTAGTGGAACTAAGTAACCAAGGTCATGAAATATATTATATAACTGCTCGACCGAGTGAACATGGCGAACGGACGAAAAAATGGATGATTGAACAAGGGTTTCCCGTACAAGATGATCGCTTCTTTTGCGGCATGAAGGATCAGGAAAAAGTTGATATCATTCAATCTTTACAACTCGATTATTATTTTGATGACAAGCCGGATGTGTTAAATACACTTTCATCAGCTCATCTCAAACCTTTTGTTATGAATCAATCCTATAACCAGCATCTGACCGTTCCAAGAATAGTGGACTGGTCTGAATTGCAAAAAGTTATCGAAAAAATTGATCACCATCAACTGTGA
- a CDS encoding class I SAM-dependent rRNA methyltransferase encodes MKQNIKLKVKSSFAKNMKEGYPLITDDAIINMKDVKDEGTIIELVDDQHRFIGKGYYGKQNKGRGWILSQNQHEKFDASFFEEKLKLAIEHRDSLFQDAKTTAFRVFNGEGDGVGGFTIDYFDGYYVISWYSEGIYQFKNEVIQALSNVVDVKGLYEKKRFAVKGTYMEDDDFISGEKAPEPLLVKENDMNFAVYLNDGAMVGIFLDQRDVRRTIRDSYSKGKNVLNTFSYTGAFSVAAALGGAIKTTSVDLANRSKSKTIEQFSVNGIDFESQDIIVEDVFHYFKYAVRKELKFDLVILDPPSFARSKKHTFSAGKDYTDLLMQAIAITEKNGMIVASSNCSTFGMTKFKGFIDKAFKQSGEKYTIREEFSLPEDFKTIEEFKEGNYLKVVFIEKR; translated from the coding sequence ATGAAACAAAATATAAAGCTTAAAGTGAAATCTTCTTTTGCAAAAAATATGAAAGAAGGATACCCGCTCATAACGGACGATGCAATCATCAATATGAAAGATGTAAAAGATGAAGGGACAATCATCGAACTTGTGGATGATCAACACCGTTTCATAGGAAAAGGTTATTATGGCAAACAGAACAAGGGTCGAGGGTGGATTTTGAGCCAAAATCAACATGAAAAATTTGATGCCTCGTTTTTTGAAGAAAAATTAAAACTGGCCATCGAACATCGGGATTCATTATTCCAGGATGCCAAGACAACTGCATTCCGCGTATTTAATGGAGAAGGCGACGGTGTGGGCGGTTTTACAATCGATTATTTCGATGGATACTATGTCATCAGTTGGTACAGTGAAGGAATTTACCAGTTTAAAAATGAAGTGATTCAAGCGTTGTCCAATGTGGTTGACGTGAAAGGTTTGTATGAAAAAAAACGTTTTGCCGTCAAAGGTACTTATATGGAAGATGATGATTTTATTTCGGGAGAAAAGGCTCCTGAACCATTGCTTGTAAAAGAGAATGACATGAATTTTGCAGTGTATTTAAACGACGGGGCAATGGTAGGCATCTTTTTGGACCAACGTGACGTAAGAAGAACTATTCGTGATTCCTATTCAAAAGGGAAAAATGTCTTGAATACGTTTTCTTATACAGGTGCATTTTCAGTTGCAGCGGCACTTGGTGGTGCAATAAAAACGACGAGTGTCGATCTGGCTAATCGCAGTAAAAGCAAAACGATCGAGCAGTTCAGTGTTAATGGTATCGATTTCGAGTCCCAGGACATTATTGTGGAAGATGTTTTTCATTATTTTAAATATGCGGTTCGAAAAGAATTGAAATTTGATTTGGTGATATTAGATCCTCCAAGCTTTGCCCGATCTAAAAAGCATACGTTCAGCGCTGGAAAGGACTATACAGATTTACTTATGCAAGCAATTGCCATTACTGAAAAAAACGGCATGATTGTTGCTTCTTCAAACTGCAGTACGTTTGGCATGACCAAGTTTAAAGGGTTTATTGATAAAGCGTTTAAACAATCTGGTGAAAAGTATACTATCCGGGAAGAGTTCTCTCTCCCTGAAGACTTTAAAACAATCGAAGAATTTAAAGAAGGAAATTATTTAAAAGTAGTGTTCATTGAAAAACGCTAA